One genomic window of Pseudomonas sp. LFM046 includes the following:
- the rluB gene encoding 23S rRNA pseudouridine(2605) synthase RluB, whose protein sequence is MSEIEHSPAGEKLQKVLARMGLASRRDIEAWITEGRVKVNGEAATLGQRVDSHDAITVDGRLLKREEEVESVRRVLIYNKPEGEVCTRDDPEGRPTVFERLPRLKAGRWINIGRLDINTTGLLLFTTDGELANRLMHPSYEMDREYAVRVRGEVTEEMLENLKKGVMLDDGPAKFTDIKEAPGGEGLNHWYHCVVMEGRNREVRRLWESQGLVVSRLKRVRFGPVFITSDLTMGRWREMSQGEVDILSTEVGLKPVALPNMKGKFREKLDRLQRKSPKPAGARAPRREGDERPARGPRHEGDERPARGPRHEAGERPARGPRREGDERPARGPRHEGGERPARGPRREGDERPGRGPRREGDERPARGPRHEGGERPARGPRREGDDRPARGPRGTPVADRPRDVNKKRPAKPQGERPAVELADRPARKPQRPQNKRSGPPAGEGQRPGFGRKR, encoded by the coding sequence ATGAGTGAAATTGAACATAGCCCCGCAGGGGAGAAGCTGCAGAAGGTCCTGGCCCGCATGGGGCTGGCCTCGCGCCGAGATATCGAGGCCTGGATCACCGAAGGCCGGGTGAAGGTCAACGGCGAAGCGGCCACCCTCGGCCAGCGCGTCGACAGCCACGACGCCATCACCGTCGACGGTCGCCTGCTCAAGCGCGAAGAGGAAGTCGAGAGCGTCCGCCGCGTCCTGATCTACAACAAGCCGGAAGGCGAAGTCTGCACCCGCGATGACCCGGAAGGCCGCCCCACCGTCTTCGAGCGCCTGCCGCGTCTGAAGGCCGGCCGCTGGATCAATATCGGCCGCCTGGACATCAACACCACCGGCCTGCTGCTGTTCACCACCGACGGTGAACTGGCCAACCGCCTGATGCACCCCTCCTATGAGATGGACCGCGAGTACGCGGTGCGCGTGCGCGGTGAGGTCACCGAGGAAATGCTGGAGAACCTGAAGAAGGGCGTGATGCTCGACGATGGTCCGGCCAAGTTCACCGACATCAAGGAAGCCCCAGGTGGCGAAGGCCTCAACCACTGGTACCACTGCGTGGTGATGGAAGGCCGCAACCGCGAAGTGCGCCGACTCTGGGAGTCCCAGGGCCTGGTGGTCAGCCGCCTCAAGCGTGTGCGTTTCGGTCCGGTATTCATTACCTCCGACCTGACCATGGGCCGCTGGCGCGAAATGAGCCAGGGCGAGGTGGATATCCTCAGCACTGAAGTCGGCCTCAAGCCGGTGGCGCTGCCGAACATGAAAGGCAAGTTCCGCGAGAAGCTGGATCGCCTGCAGCGCAAGTCCCCCAAGCCCGCTGGCGCCCGTGCGCCGCGTCGTGAAGGTGACGAACGCCCGGCTCGTGGCCCGCGTCACGAGGGGGATGAGCGTCCGGCTCGCGGCCCACGTCACGAGGCGGGTGAGCGTCCTGCTCGCGGCCCGCGTCGCGAGGGTGATGAGCGCCCGGCTCGCGGCCCACGTCACGAAGGGGGTGAGCGTCCGGCTCGCGGCCCGCGTCGCGAAGGTGATGAGCGCCCGGGCCGTGGCCCGCGTCGTGAGGGTGATGAGCGTCCGGCTCGCGGTCCGCGTCACGAGGGGGGTGAGCGTCCGGCTCGCGGTCCGCGCCGCGAAGGTGATGACCGTCCGGCCCGTGGGCCCCGTGGCACTCCGGTTGCCGATCGTCCCCGTGACGTGAACAAGAAGCGCCCGGCCAAGCCCCAGGGCGAGCGTCCGGCAGTCGAGCTGGCCGATCGTCCCGCCCGCAAGCCTCAGCGCCCGCAGAACAAGCGCAGTGGTCCGCCTGCCGGCGAAGGCCAGCGTCCGGGCTTCGGTCGCAAGCGCTGA
- the scpB gene encoding SMC-Scp complex subunit ScpB, which translates to MNLNDPKELASLLEAFLLASGKPLSLERLAELFEEAERPELSEIRSALSILARSCQGRAFELREVASGYRLQVRERFAPWVGRLWEERPQRYSRAMLETLALVAYRQPITRGEIEDIRGVAVNSQIVKTLLEREWIRVVGYRDVPGKPAMFATTRAFLDHFNLKSLEELPPLAALRELEPEPVLALEDGEAPVPEGLQARADAEQPVEPREETSFRSLLAELDIMEEGLKTDFDDLLLAEADEAETVAAEEDDESLPDETLH; encoded by the coding sequence ATGAACCTCAACGACCCCAAAGAACTCGCCTCGCTGCTGGAGGCCTTTCTCCTGGCCTCGGGCAAGCCCCTGTCGCTGGAGCGCCTGGCTGAACTCTTCGAGGAGGCCGAGCGCCCTGAACTGTCAGAAATCCGTTCGGCCTTGTCGATCCTGGCCCGCAGCTGCCAAGGCCGGGCTTTCGAGTTGCGCGAGGTGGCGTCCGGCTACCGCCTGCAGGTGCGCGAGCGCTTCGCGCCTTGGGTGGGCCGACTCTGGGAGGAGCGCCCGCAGCGCTATTCCCGCGCCATGCTGGAAACCCTGGCCCTTGTCGCCTACCGCCAGCCCATTACCCGGGGCGAGATCGAAGACATTCGCGGCGTTGCGGTGAACAGCCAGATCGTCAAGACGCTGCTGGAGCGCGAGTGGATCCGCGTGGTTGGCTACCGCGATGTGCCCGGCAAGCCGGCGATGTTCGCCACCACCCGCGCCTTCCTCGATCACTTCAACCTGAAGAGCCTGGAAGAACTGCCGCCGCTCGCCGCCCTGCGTGAACTGGAGCCCGAGCCGGTGCTGGCCCTGGAAGATGGCGAGGCCCCCGTGCCCGAGGGGCTGCAAGCCCGCGCGGATGCCGAACAACCGGTCGAGCCGCGCGAGGAAACCAGCTTCCGGAGTTTGCTGGCCGAGTTGGACATCATGGAAGAGGGCTTGAAAACCGACTTTGACGACTTGCTCCTTGCCGAGGCGGATGAAGCGGAAACCGTCGCGGCCGAAGAGGACGACGAGTCGCTGCCGGACGAAACCCTGCATTGA
- a CDS encoding ScpA family protein, with amino-acid sequence MEVFLEAFEGPLDLLLYLIRKQNIDILDIPVAAITHQYMAYVELMKSVRLELAAEYLVMAAMLAEIKSRMLLPRSSETEEEEDDPRAELIRRLQEYERFKAAAEGIDELPRVGRDTLVPRLDAPEARARKLLPDVALEELLLSMAEVLRRADMFESHQVTREALSTRERMSEVLEKLKGGAFVPFVTLFTVEEGRLGVVVTFMAVLELIKEQLVELVQNEPFAPIHVRARAE; translated from the coding sequence CAAGCAGAACATCGACATCCTCGATATCCCGGTGGCCGCCATCACCCACCAGTACATGGCCTATGTGGAGTTGATGAAGTCGGTGCGCCTGGAGCTGGCCGCCGAGTATCTGGTGATGGCCGCCATGCTGGCCGAGATCAAGTCGCGCATGCTGCTGCCGCGCTCCAGTGAAACCGAGGAAGAAGAAGATGACCCGCGCGCCGAACTGATCCGCCGGCTCCAGGAGTACGAGCGCTTCAAGGCGGCCGCCGAGGGTATCGACGAGCTGCCTCGGGTCGGTCGCGATACCCTCGTCCCGCGTCTGGATGCCCCGGAGGCGAGGGCGCGCAAGCTGCTGCCGGATGTCGCCCTGGAAGAGCTGCTGCTGTCCATGGCCGAGGTGCTGCGCCGTGCGGACATGTTCGAAAGCCACCAGGTCACCCGTGAGGCATTGTCCACCCGCGAACGCATGAGCGAAGTGCTGGAGAAGCTCAAGGGCGGCGCTTTCGTGCCGTTCGTCACGCTGTTCACGGTGGAGGAGGGCCGTCTTGGGGTGGTGGTCACCTTCATGGCGGTGCTGGAACTGATCAAGGAACAGCTCGTGGAACTGGTGCAAAATGAACCCTTCGCTCCCATCCACGTCCGTGCCCGGGCCGAGTAG